The Sphingorhabdus sp. Alg231-15 genome has a segment encoding these proteins:
- the rpsO gene encoding 30S ribosomal protein S15 has translation MTITAEKKQELIEKFAQTKGDTGSPEVQVAVLTERIVNLTEHFKGHHKDNHSRRGLLMMVNKRRSLLDYLRKKDAARYSKLIKDLGLRK, from the coding sequence ATGACGATTACAGCAGAAAAAAAGCAGGAACTGATTGAAAAATTCGCCCAGACAAAAGGCGATACCGGTTCCCCGGAAGTACAGGTTGCCGTTCTTACCGAACGTATTGTAAACCTGACCGAGCATTTCAAAGGTCATCACAAAGACAACCACTCCCGTCGCGGTTTGCTGATGATGGTCAACAAGCGTCGCAGCTTGCTGGACTATCTCCGCAAGAAAGACGCGGCCCGCTATTCCAAGTTGATTAAAGACCTTGGTCTCCGGAAATAA
- the truB gene encoding tRNA pseudouridine(55) synthase TruB, whose protein sequence is MKPHGWIILDKPLELGSTQAVGAVKRNLREAGLLGKGKDKTKVGHGGTLDPLATGVLPIAIGEATKLCGRMLDASKIYEFTIAFGSETETLDAEGEISETSDHLPTLVEVEAILPQFTGPIEQIPPKYSALKIDGRRAYDLARAGEAVEMKMRSVTIYSLEIRHPELDPASVGKLQDITLTANVSKGTYIRSLARDIARALGTFGHVSMLRRTKAGPFTLKHAISLDKLNEIGKGADIKDYLLPLEAGLDDIPAFDLTPDQARLLRQGQVLDEQDLIGNPAINGLFLATEDSSPVALAELVDGAIKVVRGFNL, encoded by the coding sequence TTGAAACCGCACGGCTGGATCATTCTCGACAAACCGCTGGAGCTGGGATCAACCCAGGCCGTTGGTGCAGTGAAGCGTAACCTGCGTGAAGCGGGTCTGCTCGGAAAGGGCAAGGACAAGACCAAGGTCGGTCATGGCGGAACGCTGGATCCGCTGGCGACCGGGGTCTTGCCGATTGCCATAGGCGAAGCGACGAAGCTTTGCGGGCGGATGCTGGATGCTTCGAAAATCTATGAATTTACGATTGCGTTTGGAAGCGAGACCGAGACACTGGACGCAGAGGGAGAGATATCCGAAACTTCCGACCATCTGCCGACCTTGGTCGAGGTGGAAGCGATATTGCCGCAATTTACCGGGCCGATTGAACAGATACCGCCGAAATATTCCGCTCTGAAGATTGATGGCAGGCGGGCTTATGATTTGGCGCGCGCCGGTGAAGCGGTGGAGATGAAAATGCGGAGTGTGACGATATATTCCCTGGAAATTCGTCATCCTGAACTTGATCCAGCATCTGTTGGAAAACTGCAAGACATCACTCTGACCGCCAACGTTTCGAAAGGCACCTATATTCGATCTCTGGCGCGCGATATTGCTCGCGCACTCGGTACTTTCGGACATGTTTCGATGCTGCGCCGTACTAAGGCCGGGCCCTTTACGCTCAAACATGCGATTTCGCTGGACAAACTCAATGAAATTGGTAAGGGCGCGGACATTAAAGATTATCTCTTGCCGCTTGAGGCGGGGCTGGACGACATCCCGGCTTTCGACCTCACTCCTGATCAGGCGAGACTGCTTCGGCAAGGCCAAGTGCTGGACGAACAGGATTTGATTGGGAACCCCGCCATAAACGGGCTCTTTTTAGCAACCGAGGATAGCTCTCCGGTTGCGTTAGCAGAGTTAGTTGATGGGGCCATCAAGGTCGTTCGCGGGTTTAATTTATAA
- a CDS encoding hotdog fold thioesterase yields MTADQSFWGTELVEALKQEDILGFKRPPCSEAVNAVILEADRETGAVRMRFDAPQAFTSPRGTIQGGFVAAMVDEVIGIPVLVKSGGENAPLTLDLSVTYIKPVLPGRVYGEGQIVRVGRSIAFLEAQLYDEAGALLVKATSTAKVGPTIK; encoded by the coding sequence TTGACGGCCGATCAGTCCTTCTGGGGAACGGAATTGGTTGAGGCGCTGAAGCAAGAGGACATACTGGGCTTTAAACGCCCGCCCTGTTCCGAAGCGGTCAACGCCGTGATTCTGGAGGCGGACAGGGAAACCGGTGCCGTCCGGATGCGATTTGACGCACCGCAAGCGTTTACAAGCCCGCGCGGCACGATCCAGGGCGGATTTGTCGCCGCGATGGTTGACGAAGTGATTGGCATACCGGTGCTGGTAAAATCCGGTGGCGAGAATGCACCGCTTACACTGGATTTGAGCGTGACCTACATCAAACCGGTTCTGCCGGGGCGCGTTTACGGGGAAGGGCAGATTGTCCGCGTGGGGCGTTCTATCGCCTTTCTTGAAGCACAACTCTATGATGAGGCGGGCGCGCTATTGGTGAAGGCCACATCTACGGCTAAGGTTGGACCGACGATAAAGTAA
- a CDS encoding methyltransferase domain-containing protein: MTDDVNGWVQSADAWIASIGEQGDWTRRTFLDAVMLDRAVAIGGRFLDVGCGEGRFVRMLQDRGMSGSGIDPVPSLIETAQKRDPEGDYAIGFGEKLAFDEASFDLTIAYLSLIDIEDYRTAIAEMARVTKPGGSLLIANLTSFFTAGKWSRSLTGAAKSFQMDDYSKERATREKWAGIDILNWHRPLSAYFEAFLGNDLQLTHFSEPTPPPVDDAKHDRYTRVPGFLVMEWKKSTQGR, from the coding sequence ATGACAGATGATGTGAACGGCTGGGTGCAGTCAGCCGACGCGTGGATTGCTTCCATCGGCGAGCAAGGCGACTGGACCCGGCGTACCTTTCTGGACGCCGTTATGCTTGACCGTGCGGTTGCTATTGGCGGGCGGTTTCTCGATGTGGGGTGTGGGGAAGGACGCTTTGTCCGTATGTTGCAAGATCGCGGCATGTCCGGATCGGGCATCGATCCGGTGCCGAGCCTGATTGAAACGGCGCAGAAACGCGATCCAGAGGGCGATTATGCGATTGGCTTTGGTGAAAAACTAGCCTTTGATGAAGCCAGTTTCGACCTGACTATCGCTTATTTGTCGCTGATCGATATTGAAGATTATCGCACGGCGATTGCAGAAATGGCGCGCGTGACGAAGCCTGGTGGTTCCTTGCTTATCGCGAATCTGACCAGCTTTTTTACCGCAGGTAAATGGAGTCGTAGCCTGACAGGTGCCGCAAAAAGCTTTCAGATGGATGATTATTCCAAGGAGCGCGCTACCCGCGAAAAATGGGCAGGCATCGACATCCTAAACTGGCATCGCCCGCTAAGCGCTTATTTCGAAGCTTTCCTCGGCAACGACCTGCAGCTCACGCATTTTTCGGAGCCAACGCCGCCGCCTGTCGATGATGCGAAGCATGACCGCTATACCCGTGTGCCCGGGTTTCTGGTTATGGAGTGGAAGAAGTCGACTCAGGGAAGGTAG
- the infB gene encoding translation initiation factor IF-2: MSEENKDTAKPARKPLGLKRSVEPGEVKQTFSHGRTNKVVVEVKRRKLVGKPGAQEAAKDIVPETPAPAPAPAPVEAKKPAPAPKPKQEDVLTRQEKQAKLLREAEEARLAAMEEARKRDTKAKKDQTAEEKKRAEDKRKAEEEAAKKAQEEIKAAEEAAAAAAAEAAEAPEVAEETKPATSGAQHPPARKFTPVEAPKRPEPKQKPKTGRSDRGDRRQSGKLTVNRALRGEDGAARARSLAALKRAREKEKRAQMSGQPREPREKQIRDVIVPEAITVQELSKRMGEKGADLVKSLFNMGSMVTVNQTIDQDTAELLVEEFGHNIERVSEADVEIDTEKDVDPEETLKPRPPVVTIMGHVDHGKTSLLDALRGTDVVAGEAGGITQHIGAYQVKMKSGDKVTFLDTPGHEAFTSMRLRGANATDIVILVVAADDGLMPQTIEAINHTKAADVPMIVAINKIDKEGADPMQVRTRLLEHEVIVEEMSGDVQDVEVSALKKTNLEELIEKIHLQAELLELKARPDRPAEGIVIEAKLDKGRGPVATVLVQRGTLKRGDIFVVGSQTGKVRAMIDDKGAQPKEAGPSVPVEVLGLSGVPSAGDKLTVVENESRAREVATYRAEQEKLQRTTQAPTSLENMFSAAADSAVEFPLLVKADVQGSTEAIVQALNKISNDDIKVRILHSGVGAITESDVTLASASKAPIIGFNVRPNAKAREIAKRDGVRLKYFDIIYDLTDEIRAEMAGELGPEKIENVMGRAEVKEVFKSGKRDKAAGLLVTEGTLRKGLFARLTREDVIVSKTTIASLRRFKDDVEEVRAGMECGAVLEDTNDIKPGDMLEVFEVEEKERVL; encoded by the coding sequence ATGAGTGAAGAAAACAAAGATACCGCAAAACCTGCACGCAAGCCTTTAGGACTGAAGCGTTCGGTTGAGCCTGGTGAAGTCAAACAGACGTTTAGCCACGGACGCACCAATAAGGTTGTCGTCGAGGTCAAGCGCCGCAAGCTGGTGGGCAAACCTGGTGCACAGGAAGCTGCCAAGGACATCGTGCCGGAAACCCCGGCGCCTGCGCCTGCACCCGCTCCGGTAGAAGCAAAGAAGCCCGCGCCTGCGCCCAAGCCGAAGCAGGAAGATGTTCTGACCCGTCAGGAAAAGCAGGCGAAATTGCTGCGCGAGGCTGAGGAAGCCCGTCTGGCCGCCATGGAAGAAGCGCGTAAACGCGATACCAAGGCCAAGAAAGACCAGACCGCCGAAGAGAAAAAACGCGCCGAAGACAAGCGTAAAGCGGAAGAAGAAGCCGCCAAAAAAGCGCAGGAAGAAATTAAGGCAGCGGAAGAAGCAGCAGCTGCTGCAGCTGCCGAAGCGGCAGAAGCCCCCGAAGTTGCCGAAGAAACCAAGCCTGCGACCAGCGGCGCGCAACATCCACCTGCGCGGAAATTCACGCCGGTGGAAGCGCCGAAGCGGCCTGAACCGAAACAGAAACCCAAAACCGGACGCAGTGATCGTGGTGATCGCCGGCAATCCGGCAAGCTGACGGTTAATCGCGCTCTACGCGGTGAGGACGGTGCAGCACGTGCACGCTCGCTTGCGGCGCTCAAACGTGCACGCGAGAAAGAAAAGCGGGCGCAAATGTCTGGTCAACCGCGCGAACCGCGTGAGAAACAGATCCGCGATGTCATCGTGCCAGAAGCGATTACCGTACAGGAACTGTCCAAGCGTATGGGCGAAAAGGGTGCTGATCTTGTCAAATCCCTGTTCAACATGGGCTCGATGGTCACCGTCAATCAGACGATTGATCAGGATACTGCCGAATTGCTGGTTGAGGAATTTGGCCACAATATCGAACGTGTGTCCGAGGCCGATGTCGAAATCGATACCGAGAAAGACGTTGATCCGGAAGAAACGCTGAAGCCGCGTCCTCCCGTGGTTACGATCATGGGCCATGTCGATCATGGTAAGACATCGCTGCTCGACGCATTGCGCGGCACCGATGTTGTTGCCGGTGAAGCAGGCGGCATTACCCAGCATATTGGTGCTTATCAGGTCAAAATGAAATCGGGCGACAAGGTGACGTTCCTTGATACGCCGGGTCATGAAGCCTTTACCAGCATGCGGCTGCGCGGCGCCAATGCGACCGATATCGTGATCCTGGTCGTTGCCGCTGATGACGGCCTGATGCCACAGACGATCGAGGCGATCAACCACACCAAGGCAGCTGATGTGCCGATGATTGTGGCGATCAACAAGATCGACAAGGAAGGTGCTGATCCGATGCAGGTGCGTACGCGTCTCCTGGAACATGAAGTGATCGTCGAGGAAATGTCTGGTGACGTGCAGGATGTTGAGGTCTCTGCGCTGAAGAAGACCAATCTTGAAGAGCTGATCGAGAAGATCCACTTGCAGGCCGAGCTGCTTGAACTCAAAGCCCGCCCGGATCGTCCGGCCGAGGGCATTGTGATTGAGGCGAAGCTGGACAAGGGACGCGGGCCGGTGGCCACCGTATTGGTTCAGCGCGGTACCTTGAAACGTGGTGATATCTTCGTTGTCGGTTCGCAAACCGGTAAGGTTCGGGCGATGATCGACGACAAGGGCGCACAGCCCAAGGAAGCCGGTCCTTCAGTTCCGGTCGAAGTACTGGGGCTGTCCGGCGTTCCATCTGCTGGTGATAAGCTGACCGTGGTCGAGAATGAATCCCGCGCGCGTGAAGTCGCGACTTATCGGGCAGAGCAAGAGAAACTGCAGCGTACGACCCAGGCACCGACGAGCCTTGAGAACATGTTCTCTGCTGCGGCGGACAGCGCGGTTGAATTCCCGCTGCTCGTCAAGGCTGACGTGCAGGGCAGCACCGAAGCGATTGTGCAGGCGCTGAACAAGATATCCAATGACGATATCAAGGTTCGCATCCTGCACAGCGGTGTCGGCGCGATCACCGAGTCCGATGTGACTCTGGCGAGCGCGAGCAAGGCCCCGATTATCGGCTTTAACGTGCGCCCCAATGCCAAAGCCCGCGAAATTGCCAAGCGCGATGGTGTGCGGTTGAAATATTTCGATATCATCTATGATCTGACCGATGAAATCCGCGCTGAAATGGCCGGTGAACTTGGGCCAGAGAAGATCGAGAATGTCATGGGCCGGGCCGAGGTCAAAGAAGTGTTCAAGTCGGGCAAGCGGGACAAGGCTGCTGGTCTGCTGGTCACCGAAGGCACGCTGCGCAAAGGCCTGTTCGCACGGCTTACCCGCGAGGATGTCATCGTCAGCAAGACGACCATCGCCTCGCTCCGCCGCTTCAAGGACGATGTCGAAGAAGTCCGCGCCGGTATGGAATGTGGTGCGGTGCTCGAAGATACCAACGACATCAAACCGGGCGATATGCTGGAAGTCTTTGAGGTTGAAGAGAAAGAACGCGTTCTTTGA
- a CDS encoding thymidine kinase, whose translation MAKLYFYYSSMNAGKSTTLLQADFNYRERGMRTMLWTAALDDREDAGWINSRIGLKKKAHLFENETDMLADISTQHEENTLDCVLIDEAQFMTKDQVFQVALVADQLRIPVLAYGLRTDFQAALFPGSAQLLAIADELVEIKAVCECGSKSTMNMRVDEEGNPVLAGQQTAIGGNELYVALCRKHFMEKLNG comes from the coding sequence ATGGCCAAACTCTATTTCTACTACAGCTCGATGAACGCGGGCAAATCAACCACATTGCTGCAGGCGGATTTCAACTATCGCGAACGCGGCATGCGCACGATGCTGTGGACCGCGGCGCTGGATGACCGCGAGGATGCCGGTTGGATCAACTCGCGTATCGGTCTGAAGAAAAAAGCCCATCTGTTTGAAAATGAAACAGATATGCTGGCAGATATCAGCACGCAACATGAAGAGAATACCCTGGATTGCGTGCTGATCGATGAAGCCCAGTTCATGACCAAGGACCAGGTCTTTCAGGTGGCGTTGGTCGCGGATCAATTGCGCATTCCCGTTCTTGCCTACGGCCTGCGTACCGATTTCCAGGCGGCTCTATTTCCCGGCAGTGCGCAATTGCTAGCCATTGCGGATGAGCTGGTCGAAATCAAAGCGGTCTGTGAATGCGGCAGTAAATCGACGATGAACATGCGTGTCGATGAAGAGGGCAATCCTGTGCTGGCTGGCCAACAAACGGCCATTGGTGGTAACGAGCTATATGTCGCGCTGTGCCGCAAGCATTTCATGGAAAAACTCAATGGCTGA
- a CDS encoding GNAT family N-acetyltransferase, translating into MADLSAVLEEFPVRLEPLAEHHIEPLRAACAEDQEIWDIYPVSMLDEHFDEAMKAFHNTDNWVQLAVIDTESGKLVGMSNYINPDPNTKVTEIGGTYIAPSVRGSGFNDVMKKLMIDHAFACGFTRIEFRVDTRNKRSMAAVLKLGAKHEGTLRKNRITWTGFIRDTAVFGLLQEEWANR; encoded by the coding sequence ATGGCTGACCTGTCGGCGGTACTGGAGGAATTTCCGGTACGTCTGGAACCCCTAGCGGAACATCATATCGAACCGCTGCGTGCCGCCTGTGCGGAGGATCAAGAAATCTGGGATATCTACCCGGTTTCGATGCTGGATGAACATTTCGACGAGGCTATGAAAGCCTTTCACAATACAGACAATTGGGTACAGTTGGCGGTGATCGATACAGAATCCGGCAAGCTGGTGGGTATGAGCAATTATATCAATCCTGATCCCAACACCAAAGTCACCGAAATTGGCGGAACCTATATTGCGCCTTCGGTACGCGGCAGCGGATTTAACGATGTCATGAAGAAGCTGATGATCGATCATGCTTTTGCTTGCGGCTTCACCCGCATCGAATTTCGCGTCGATACCCGCAACAAACGCTCCATGGCGGCGGTGCTGAAGCTGGGCGCCAAGCACGAAGGGACGCTGCGCAAAAACCGGATTACCTGGACTGGCTTTATTCGCGATACGGCTGTATTTGGCTTGCTCCAAGAGGAGTGGGCAAACCGGTAA
- a CDS encoding DUF448 domain-containing protein — translation MRKLPNETPSKPLDRAPHRKCILTGESLPQEALVRLALSPDDAIAPDVRAKAPGRGAWISVDRHTLAEAQAKGALKGALARAFKTGKLTIPDDLAAQVENALERATLDRLGLEARGGMLLTGSEKIETAARQGDLQMLLHAADAGRDGSSKLDQAWRVGSDREGQDVRGQILPVDRQGLSVALGRQNVVHIGITDHRAAGRISHMLDRWCRFIGSEKTDGGSDEGGEAEKKVA, via the coding sequence ATGCGGAAGCTCCCCAATGAGACGCCTTCTAAACCTTTAGATCGCGCACCACACCGTAAATGCATATTGACTGGGGAAAGCCTTCCTCAGGAAGCATTAGTGCGTCTGGCGCTCAGTCCCGACGATGCAATCGCGCCGGATGTCCGTGCCAAAGCGCCGGGCCGGGGTGCGTGGATCAGTGTTGATCGCCATACGCTGGCAGAGGCGCAGGCCAAGGGCGCGTTGAAAGGTGCGTTGGCGCGTGCCTTCAAAACCGGGAAGCTCACTATTCCTGATGATCTGGCCGCGCAGGTTGAAAATGCGCTGGAACGTGCCACATTAGACAGGCTGGGACTGGAAGCGCGTGGCGGGATGCTTCTGACCGGATCAGAAAAGATTGAAACAGCCGCGCGGCAGGGCGATCTCCAAATGCTCCTCCATGCCGCTGATGCTGGCCGTGACGGGTCCTCAAAGCTGGATCAGGCATGGCGGGTTGGCAGTGATCGGGAAGGACAGGATGTCCGCGGTCAGATATTGCCGGTGGACCGACAGGGCCTTTCTGTGGCATTGGGCCGTCAAAATGTCGTGCATATAGGCATAACCGACCACAGGGCGGCGGGGCGAATATCGCACATGCTGGATAGATGGTGCCGCTTTATCGGGTCTGAAAAGACTGACGGCGGCAGTGATGAAGGCGGCGAGGCGGAGAAGAAAGTTGCGTGA
- the nusA gene encoding transcription termination factor NusA yields MASAISANKAELLAIANAVASEKMIDKTIVVEAMEEAIQKAARARYGAENDIRAKLDLQTGDLRLWRVVEVVEEVEDYFKQVDLKQAEKLEKGSKVGDFIVDPLPAVDLGRIDAQSAKQVIFQKVRDAERERQFEEFKDRAGEIITGVVKSVEFGHVVVDLGRAEGVIRRDQQIPREAARVGDRVRSLIMNVRRENRGPQIFLSRAHPDFMKLLFAQEVPEIYDGIIEIKAAARDPGSRAKIGVISQDSSIDPVGACVGMKGSRVQAVVQEMQGEKIDIIPWSDDIATFVVNALQPATVSRVLIDEEEGRIEVVVPDDQLSLAIGRRGQNVRLASQLTGLAIDIMTEADSSEKRQAEFAVRTAMFQEDLDVDETLSQLLVAEGFSEMEEVAYVAPEELSNIEGFDDELAAELQSRALEALERREAAAKAERTELGVEDAIAELPYMTEAMLVTLGKAGLKTLDDVADLATDELVLKRKAEPRRRNDNRKPEPDGVLATYGLTEEQGNEIIMAARAHWFDDEEEVAPAAEAETGEDANAEAPQ; encoded by the coding sequence ATGGCCAGTGCCATTTCTGCAAATAAGGCTGAATTACTCGCTATCGCAAATGCGGTTGCATCGGAAAAGATGATCGACAAGACCATTGTGGTCGAAGCGATGGAAGAGGCCATTCAGAAAGCAGCCCGTGCCCGTTACGGTGCCGAGAATGATATTCGCGCCAAGCTCGACCTGCAAACTGGCGACCTGCGCTTGTGGCGTGTGGTTGAAGTGGTTGAGGAAGTTGAAGACTATTTCAAGCAGGTTGACTTGAAGCAGGCTGAAAAGCTGGAAAAGGGTTCGAAGGTCGGAGACTTCATCGTTGATCCGTTACCCGCTGTTGATCTCGGCCGTATCGATGCACAGTCCGCAAAACAGGTTATCTTCCAGAAAGTCCGTGACGCAGAGCGTGAGCGGCAATTTGAAGAGTTTAAAGACCGTGCTGGTGAGATTATCACCGGTGTCGTCAAGTCGGTCGAATTCGGCCATGTCGTGGTTGACCTCGGCCGCGCTGAAGGCGTTATCCGCCGCGACCAGCAAATTCCACGCGAGGCAGCCCGTGTCGGTGACCGTGTTCGTTCGCTGATCATGAATGTTCGCCGTGAAAATCGTGGACCGCAGATATTCTTGTCCCGCGCGCATCCCGATTTCATGAAGCTCTTGTTTGCGCAGGAAGTTCCTGAAATTTACGACGGCATTATCGAGATTAAAGCCGCCGCTCGTGATCCCGGCAGTCGCGCCAAAATCGGCGTGATCAGCCAGGACAGCTCGATTGATCCGGTTGGTGCCTGTGTTGGTATGAAGGGTAGCCGTGTTCAGGCCGTCGTGCAGGAAATGCAGGGCGAGAAAATCGACATCATTCCATGGTCCGATGATATCGCGACTTTCGTGGTGAACGCATTGCAGCCTGCAACGGTAAGCCGCGTGCTGATCGACGAAGAGGAAGGCCGCATCGAAGTGGTTGTTCCTGATGATCAGCTCAGCCTTGCCATTGGTCGCCGCGGACAGAATGTCCGTCTGGCTTCTCAACTGACCGGTCTGGCCATCGACATCATGACCGAAGCTGACAGCAGCGAGAAGCGTCAGGCCGAGTTTGCCGTCCGCACCGCGATGTTCCAGGAAGATCTGGACGTTGATGAAACCTTGTCGCAGCTTTTGGTCGCCGAAGGCTTTAGCGAGATGGAAGAAGTTGCCTATGTCGCGCCGGAAGAGCTTTCGAACATTGAAGGCTTTGACGACGAATTGGCGGCCGAACTGCAAAGCCGTGCGCTGGAAGCGTTGGAGCGCCGCGAAGCGGCTGCCAAGGCAGAGCGTACCGAGCTTGGTGTTGAAGATGCGATTGCCGAACTGCCGTACATGACCGAAGCCATGTTGGTGACTCTGGGCAAGGCGGGCCTCAAGACTCTCGACGATGTTGCCGATCTGGCAACCGACGAGCTTGTCTTGAAGCGCAAAGCCGAACCTCGCCGCCGCAATGACAATCGCAAGCCAGAGCCCGATGGTGTTTTGGCGACCTATGGTCTGACCGAAGAGCAGGGCAATGAGATTATCATGGCTGCCCGTGCACACTGGTTTGACGACGAGGAAGAAGTGGCTCCTGCTGCTGAAGCAGAAACAGGGGAGGACGCGAATGCGGAAGCTCCCCAATGA
- a CDS encoding DUF2239 family protein, with amino-acid sequence MTTYTAFSEANWLATGSRSEIIDTLRALPAVKRSSDILVFDDETGNQIDFDLRANGESEAPTKRGRPKLGVISKEITLLPRHWDWLGKQSGGASATLRRLVDQARKTGVDKRKGQDAAYHFLTVIAGDWPQFEEVIRALYAGDRERFELLSKQWSASVRDHAIGLAWPNP; translated from the coding sequence ATGACCACCTATACAGCATTTTCGGAAGCAAACTGGTTGGCGACCGGATCTCGCTCTGAGATTATTGACACCTTGCGCGCTTTGCCTGCGGTTAAGCGGAGTTCGGACATTTTGGTTTTCGATGACGAGACCGGTAATCAGATAGACTTTGATTTGCGGGCCAATGGTGAATCAGAAGCGCCGACAAAGCGGGGGCGGCCAAAACTTGGCGTGATTTCTAAGGAGATCACGTTGCTTCCGCGGCATTGGGATTGGCTGGGAAAGCAATCCGGCGGGGCATCGGCGACATTGCGCCGATTGGTTGATCAGGCGCGAAAAACTGGTGTGGACAAACGAAAAGGACAAGATGCAGCTTATCATTTTCTGACGGTCATTGCAGGAGATTGGCCGCAATTTGAGGAAGTGATACGGGCTCTTTACGCCGGTGATCGGGAACGTTTTGAATTGCTTTCCAAGCAATGGTCGGCTTCGGTCCGCGATCACGCTATCGGTCTGGCATGGCCAAATCCCTGA
- the rbfA gene encoding 30S ribosome-binding factor RbfA: protein MAKYNDTSPEGRSVRLLRVGEQVRHILSELLMRGEVHDDVLTSHSVSVTEVRMSPDLRHATVFVKPLLGANEADVLKALKTNTAYFQKQVASRVKMKYAARLKFLADESFDEAAHIENLLNNPKVAQDLGDDQSEE, encoded by the coding sequence ATGGCAAAATATAACGACACATCTCCTGAAGGCCGTTCAGTGCGGCTCTTGCGCGTGGGTGAGCAGGTTCGGCATATCTTGTCGGAGCTGCTGATGCGCGGGGAAGTGCATGATGATGTGCTGACATCTCACTCGGTCAGCGTCACCGAGGTGCGCATGTCTCCGGATTTGCGCCATGCCACGGTATTTGTGAAACCCTTGCTGGGCGCCAATGAGGCGGATGTGCTCAAGGCGCTGAAAACCAACACCGCCTATTTTCAGAAGCAGGTCGCCAGCCGGGTAAAGATGAAATATGCCGCTCGGCTTAAATTTCTCGCCGACGAGAGCTTTGACGAAGCGGCGCACATCGAAAATTTGCTGAACAATCCGAAAGTTGCCCAGGATTTGGGTGACGACCAGAGCGAAGAATAG